In the Leptospira limi genome, one interval contains:
- a CDS encoding alpha/beta fold hydrolase, translated as MKLNHNRIHLLLVGTKKWIQMVIWIQVMFLQCVPHLEGKEKIEKFTIQTKEGNIFTLTNDCRSKSKLMVFVHGSPGNGSDFLPYLKDKDFQTHFCMLSPDRLGFGLSEQEKFIPSVNAQGKGISEMIQSFIENQKLSVTSIIIVGHSYGGPVSMKSFHLLSENLKKNGKVFLLSAPMDPKYEELRFYNHIAKSVMIEWILPKSWVRSNEEMFQLKQDLIDLGFELKQSRFPVVMVHGDSDGLVPWEHTNYLNHESYKGESKVYLLSGGSHFIPWTRFSEIKSIVFKEVSI; from the coding sequence ATGAAGTTGAATCATAACCGAATCCATTTGCTCCTGGTGGGTACTAAAAAATGGATCCAAATGGTAATTTGGATCCAGGTAATGTTTCTCCAATGTGTTCCGCATCTAGAAGGAAAGGAGAAGATCGAGAAATTTACAATTCAAACGAAAGAAGGAAACATATTCACGTTAACGAATGATTGCCGATCGAAGTCAAAATTAATGGTCTTTGTTCATGGGTCTCCAGGGAATGGTTCCGATTTTTTGCCGTATTTAAAAGATAAGGATTTCCAAACTCATTTTTGTATGTTGTCTCCTGATCGGCTTGGATTTGGTTTATCAGAACAAGAGAAATTTATTCCCAGTGTGAATGCCCAAGGCAAAGGAATTTCGGAAATGATCCAATCCTTTATAGAGAACCAAAAACTTTCAGTGACTTCCATTATCATTGTTGGACATTCCTATGGAGGACCCGTTTCTATGAAGTCCTTCCACTTACTAAGTGAAAACTTGAAGAAGAATGGAAAGGTTTTTTTACTCTCGGCACCAATGGATCCCAAATATGAAGAACTTAGATTTTATAACCACATTGCTAAGAGTGTTATGATTGAATGGATTTTGCCCAAGTCTTGGGTACGAAGTAACGAAGAAATGTTTCAATTAAAACAAGACTTAATCGATTTGGGATTTGAATTGAAACAATCTCGGTTTCCGGTTGTCATGGTACACGGTGATTCGGATGGGCTTGTCCCTTGGGAACACACAAATTATTTAAATCATGAATCATACAAAGGTGAATCGAAAGTGTATCTTCTTTCGGGAGGGAGTCATTTTATCCCTTGGACAAGGTTTTCTGAAATCAAATCAATTGTATTCAAAGAGGTCTCCATATGA